One genomic segment of Labilithrix sp. includes these proteins:
- a CDS encoding kinase/pyrophosphorylase, with protein MEVVDAKRIDVLSDSTGETAEKVVRAAMLQFPHSGAQIRLHTRVRTKEAARPILERAAREGALVVFTVVSPELREFIHASSYELRVEALDLIGSLIGKLTVYLDRQPINQPSAAMPLSDEYFRRIEAVEFTVKSDDGKEPRNFKKADLVLVGVSRTSKTPLSTLLAQRGLKVANLPLVLGVPTPPELEEANQERCVGLTIGLDPLVEIRKARLKQLGMSVDANYGLKDQVKAELEYAQTIFAKHPGWPVIDVTGRAIEETAVIILESLKERDEAKQIAKQIV; from the coding sequence ATCGAAGTCGTGGACGCGAAGCGCATCGATGTCCTCTCCGATTCGACCGGAGAGACAGCGGAGAAAGTCGTTCGAGCAGCGATGCTCCAGTTCCCGCACTCGGGCGCGCAGATCCGTCTGCACACGCGCGTGCGAACGAAGGAGGCGGCGCGTCCGATCCTCGAGCGCGCAGCGCGTGAAGGCGCGCTCGTCGTGTTCACGGTCGTGAGCCCCGAGCTCCGCGAGTTCATCCACGCGTCGAGCTACGAGCTCCGCGTCGAAGCGCTCGACCTCATCGGCTCGCTCATCGGCAAGCTCACCGTCTACCTCGATCGCCAGCCGATCAATCAGCCGAGCGCAGCGATGCCGCTCAGCGACGAATACTTCCGTCGCATCGAGGCGGTCGAGTTCACGGTGAAGAGCGACGACGGCAAGGAGCCGCGCAACTTCAAGAAGGCCGACCTCGTCCTCGTCGGCGTGAGCCGCACGTCGAAGACGCCGCTCTCCACGCTCCTCGCGCAACGCGGCCTCAAGGTCGCGAACCTCCCGCTCGTGCTCGGCGTCCCCACGCCGCCCGAGCTCGAAGAGGCGAACCAGGAGCGCTGCGTCGGCCTCACGATCGGGCTCGATCCGCTCGTCGAGATCCGCAAGGCGCGCCTCAAGCAGCTCGGCATGAGCGTCGACGCGAACTACGGCCTGAAGGATCAGGTGAAGGCCGAGCTCGAGTACGCGCAGACCATCTTCGCGAAGCACCCCGGCTGGCCCGTCATCGACGTCACCGGCCGCGCGATCGAA
- the pyrE gene encoding orotate phosphoribosyltransferase — MSGARERLLELLKERSFARKKVVLASGRESDFFIDCKQTVLGAEGHALAGALMLDAALADSTFDAIAGVELGGCPLASAASLISFQRGTPKDAIYVRKDAKDHGSKRLLEGDTRLPPGATIVILEDVTTTGGSTLKAVAKLRDAGYAVKRVVTLVDRLEGGREAIEAAALELRAIYTRQDFIPD, encoded by the coding sequence ATGAGCGGCGCGCGGGAACGTCTCCTCGAGCTCCTCAAGGAGCGATCGTTCGCGCGGAAGAAGGTCGTCCTCGCGTCGGGCCGCGAGAGCGACTTCTTCATCGACTGCAAGCAGACGGTGCTCGGCGCCGAGGGCCACGCGCTCGCGGGCGCGCTGATGCTCGACGCCGCGCTCGCGGACAGCACCTTCGACGCCATCGCGGGCGTCGAGCTCGGCGGCTGCCCGCTCGCGAGCGCGGCATCCCTCATCAGCTTCCAACGCGGCACCCCGAAGGACGCGATCTACGTCCGCAAGGACGCAAAGGATCATGGAAGCAAGCGCCTGCTCGAGGGAGACACGCGCCTCCCTCCCGGCGCGACGATCGTCATCCTCGAGGACGTGACGACGACCGGCGGCTCCACCCTCAAGGCCGTCGCCAAGCTCCGCGACGCCGGCTACGCCGTAAAGCGCGTGGTCACCCTCGTCGACCGCCTCGAAGGCGGCCGCGAAGCCATCGAAGCCGCCGCCCTCGAGCTCCGCGCAATCTACACCCGCCAAGACTTCATCCCAGACTGA
- a CDS encoding polymer-forming cytoskeletal protein, giving the protein MADSAIISSSSFVRGKITGSGDIEIAGRVEGDVAVTGDVTVSESGLVAANVTAARVVVRGAVKGDITASEALVVEAGAKIVGDLRAPRIAIQPGGLVRGHVQTSGAGPAKPRAASAASGLGVSASKASSPQAVAKKPAAREPERAGAREPERAAANNKPPRGATLAGARPAPPPVVPVLKKGTKAVAKKR; this is encoded by the coding sequence ATGGCGGACAGCGCCATCATCAGCTCGTCGTCGTTCGTCCGCGGCAAGATCACGGGAAGCGGCGACATCGAGATCGCGGGTCGCGTCGAGGGCGACGTCGCGGTCACGGGCGACGTCACCGTGAGCGAGAGCGGCCTCGTCGCCGCGAACGTCACCGCCGCGCGCGTCGTCGTGCGCGGCGCGGTGAAGGGCGACATCACCGCGTCGGAGGCGCTCGTCGTCGAGGCCGGCGCGAAGATCGTCGGCGACCTGCGCGCGCCGCGGATCGCGATCCAGCCCGGCGGCCTCGTGCGCGGTCACGTGCAGACGAGCGGCGCCGGCCCCGCGAAGCCGCGCGCCGCGTCCGCCGCCTCCGGGCTCGGAGTGTCGGCGTCGAAGGCCTCGTCTCCGCAGGCGGTCGCGAAGAAGCCCGCCGCGCGCGAGCCGGAGCGCGCCGGCGCGCGTGAGCCGGAGCGCGCCGCCGCGAACAACAAGCCGCCGCGCGGCGCGACGCTCGCAGGTGCACGTCCCGCGCCGCCGCCGGTCGTCCCCGTCCTCAAGAAGGGCACGAAGGCCGTCGCGAAGAAGCGATGA
- a CDS encoding polymer-forming cytoskeletal protein, which yields MASTVIGAGITIEGEITSDDDVVVQGTLRGKLVTKDAVSVEQGGAVEADITGGPVAIAGTVTGNITSSDRVDLQNGAKVIGNVKATRITIADGAQFKGNVDMDV from the coding sequence ATGGCGAGCACGGTCATCGGCGCAGGCATCACGATCGAAGGCGAAATCACGAGCGACGACGACGTGGTCGTCCAGGGCACGCTGCGCGGCAAGCTCGTGACGAAGGACGCGGTCAGCGTCGAGCAGGGCGGCGCGGTGGAGGCCGACATCACCGGTGGTCCCGTCGCGATCGCCGGCACGGTGACCGGCAACATCACGTCGAGCGATCGCGTCGATCTCCAGAACGGAGCGAAGGTGATCGGCAACGTGAAGGCGACGCGCATCACGATCGCGGACGGCGCCCAGTTCAAGGGCAACGTCGACATGGACGTGTGA